CCGCCAGTAAGAATTGCCGAAAAAAACGTTCATTATTAGGTTGTTTTTCAATCACATTAAAGCTGAATATATCCTGTTCAACACCAAAAGCTTGCTGAAGGGGTTTTGTAAATTTGAAAACCGATTTGTCAAAATCAGCCATAATTATTTTCCGGCTTGCCCGTCTGAAAAGGACTTCCAGAGCCCGGAGACTCAGGGCTGTTCGGTCTGCCCGTAATGTGTCGTACGTTTCCAAATGTTCTGCCACCTTGGTTGCCAGATTTGTAATCAGAGTTATCTCGTCGTCTATCCAGGAAATATCGTGTATACCTGTGGAAAAATCTCCGGATAGAAGACGACGAAAATAATTGACAAGTCGCTTATTAAACCGGAAAATGCGAAGAGTTAAGTATATCCAAAAGCCGATATATAAAAGAGTAATAACGAGTACAAAGAAAAACAAGGAAAAGGTATCAACCAGATAAATGGCTGCAATCAATCCTCCTAAACCTGTCAACCCCGGAAAGAACCAGAGAATCTTCAAAGGCAGTTTAAAACTCCTGTCTCTTTCCTTTTTTTTCTTCATGGTTAATCCTTTGCGAATTTTTCAATATTCCCATCTGAACCGGCAACAAGAAGGATATCACCTTCCTGTAGTTTTTCCGTAGGTAATGGGACATCATTGTATTCCTCCCGAAAAGTTCTGTCTCCTTCTTCGGTAATATCCGGTATATAGCGTTTGATACCTACAATGTTCACATTGTAATTTTTCCGGGGATTCATCTGCACCAGCGTTTTTCCGATATATTTATCGGGTATTTTCACTTCGGCAATGCTATGGCCTTCGGATATAGGGATAAATTTCGTTACATTGCTTGATATGAGTCCCCGGGCAATTGTTTTCCCCATTTGTTCTTCAATGCTGACAATCTCATCGATATCCATGA
The sequence above is drawn from the Candidatus Neomarinimicrobiota bacterium genome and encodes:
- a CDS encoding TrkA family potassium uptake protein, producing MRSIAVIGLGTFGRTLALELTEHGAQVIAIDINKDQIEAVKESVTYAVALNSMDRTALEGIAIKDVDLAVVCIGDDVEANLLTTLLLKKMGIKKIWARAINDLQREILRIMDIDEIVSIEEQMGKTIARGLISSNVTKFIPISEGHSIAEVKIPDKYIGKTLVQMNPRKNYNVNIVGIKRYIPDITEEGDRTFREEYNDVPLPTEKLQEGDILLVAGSDGNIEKFAKD